The sequence GCCGGCGGGAGGTCGTCGTCGAGGACGAAGTGCGCCTCGCGGGGGCCGGTGCGCTCCAGCCGCGTGCGCATCACCGGGACCTGCGCGGTGAGGTCGCGCCACGCCCGGTCCAGCGTCTCGGCGTCGTGGACGCCGTCCACCTCGAGCCAGCCGAACGCGTTCATCGGCCAGGACCGGTCGACGACCTCGTAGTAGATCTCGCTCGGGTCCAGCGGGCGGGCGGTCACGGGCGGCTCAGCTGGTGAGGCCACCGTCGACCACGAGCACCTGGCCGGTGATCCAGTCGTTGCGCGGGTCGACGAGGAACTGCACGGCGCGCGCGATGTCGTCCGGCTCGCCCAACCGTCCGGCCGGCGTACGCCGCACGATCTGCTGGAGCTGCCCCTCGTCCAGGCCGTGGCTCATCTCGGTGCGCAGGTAGCCCGGCGCGATGCCGTTGACGGTGATCGACTTCGAGCCCAGCTCGCGCGCCAGGGCGCGGGTGAAGCCGTCGAGCGCGGCCTTCGTGGCGCCGTACACGCTCAGGCCGCGGTAGCCGGTCAGGCCGACGATGGAGGAGATGTTGACGATGCGGCCGCCGCCGTGGGCGAGCATGTTGCGCACCACGCGCCGGGTCAGGCTGATCGTGGCCTTGAGGTTGAGGTCGATGACGGTGTCGGCGTCGTCGTCGGAGAAGAGCGCGAGGACGCCGTCGCGGGCGACGCCGGCGTTGTTGACCAGCACGTCGATGGAGCCCCACTCCTCGACGACGGCCGTGACGAACCCGGTGGCCTGGTCGCGGTCGGAGACGTCGGCCTTGAGGAAGAGGAACCGGTCGGCGAGCGCCTCGTCGGACTGCCACTGCTCGACCAGGTCGGTGGCGGACCGGGAGCAGGTCGCGACCCGATCGCCGGCGTCGAGGAAGGACTGGACGATGCCGGCGCCCAGTCCGCGGCTGCCGCCGGTGACGACGACGGTGCGGGGTGCGGGGGTGTTCATGCGGGGACCGGTGCCTCCGACTCGTCCCCGGCGGCGTAGAAGCCCACGATCTCGGCGACGGTCTCGGGCATCAGTCCGGCCCCGAACGGGTCGGTGCCGAACTCGTCCTCGAGGCGGGCGGAGAGCTCGGCGGTCTCCAGCGAGTCCAGGCCGAGGCCCTCCCCGTGGAGCACGGTGTCCATGGCCACCGCGAGGTCACCCTTCTCGGACTGCTCGAGGAGCGACTGGATGATCGAGATGATCGAACCTTGCACGTCGGACATGGTCATCCTTCTTCTCAGCGGGACGCTTCACAGCACACAACGCAGCGGGCGGGGGTTCGTCACGGCTCGTAGCGCTGCCGGTCGTACAGCGACGGCGCGATGGTGAGCGGCGCGAGCCGCCGGGCGGGTACGCCGCCGTGCAGGTTGCGCGGCGTGACCTGCTGCCGGGTCCATGCGGTGGAGCCGGCAGCGAGCAGGGCGCCCTCGCCGATGGTGACGCCGGGCAGCACGGTGCAGTTGGTGGCGACGGCCGCGGCCTCCTCCAGGGTGACCGGCTCCAGGATCACGCCGCCGTTCTCGGGGTCGAAGGCGTGGGTGAGCACGGTGCAGCGGATGCCGGTGATCCAGGAGTGGTCGGCCATCAGCAGGCCGCCGCCGCAGTCGAGGTAGTGCATGCTGATGACGTGGGCGTTCTCGCCCATGCGGAGCGTGCGCAGCGAGCCGTGGTCCTCGGCGCCGGGCTCGAAGCCCGAGCCACCGAGGATCCAGTTGAACATCACGATCCGCGAGCCGCGGCCGACCTCGACGAGGGCCATGAAGCGGAAGGCGTTGAAGTTGCCGATCCGCACGCCCTCGGCGAGGTCGAGGCGGTCGACGCGCTGCACGAAGCAGATGCCGAACCTCACCGTCGGATGCACCCGGTGCCCGAGCCGGTTGAGCAGCCGGTTCTTCAGCCCGCAGGCGGGCAGCAGGCACACGAGCATCGTGAGGTGGTGGCGCACCCGAGGAGGGTACCGAAGCCGCGGCGTCAGGATCCGGACGTGGCCAGCAGGCGGTTGATCTCCTCGCGCAGGACCGCGCGTCCGTTGTCGTTGGTGTGGACGCCGTCGGAGGTCGCCCACTCGCTCGCGGCGCCGGTGTCGTCGACGAGGTCCTCGGTGCGGTCCAGGAGCAGGACCCGGGGGCGCCCCGCGGGCAGCGTCGAGGCGGCCCGGTGCAGCTCCTCGCGCACGATCGCGCAGGCGCGGATCCGCTCGGCGGGCGTGCCGACCTTGGGAAAGCCGGTCTGGTCGGGGTAGCGGTCGCTGGCGGGGAACGGCACCAGCACCAGGACCCGGTCGGCGCCGGTCTGCCGGGCACCGTCGTGGATCCGGTCCAGGTAGGTCGCGACGAAGTCGAACGCACCGGGCCGCTCCAGTCGGGGCGCGAGGTGGCAGCGGGTGTCGATCTCGCCGAAGGTGTAGATCCAGCGGATCGCCCCGGCGTTGCGGGTGCGGGCGATCAGCCGGCTGATGCGGACCAGGGACGACGGCAGCCCGTCACGGGCGATGGAGAACATCAACCGCGGGCCGAGGTGGCAGGACCAGTGGCCGTCGCCGACGTGGCGCAGGGGAGCGCCGACCGTCGTGGCGGGCACGAGCGCGGCGTGGGAGTCGCCCACCCAGATCTCCTTGACCTGTCCCTGCCGTGCGCACCACAGCAGCCGGACGGCGGCGAGGGTGAAGGTCAGCTGGGCGCGGCGCAGCCGGAGGATGCGCCGCAGCTCGTGGAACCGGAGCCGCTCGGCCGGTCCGGTGGTGCTCACTGCTGCCCCCGGATGCGGTCGACGCAGGCCTCGGCGACGGTCGTGGTCTCGCCGGTGCGGACGTCGACGACGGGCAGGTGGCCGATCAGCTCGAGGCGGGCAGGGACGCTGCGCATCCGCGAGATCGTGCCGTCGGGGTTGCGGGAGGTGAGGAAGCGGCTCTCCCGGTAGCCCTCGGCGGCGCTGAGGTCGGGCAGGTCGCCGGCGAGGTCGTCGCGGACGAAGAAGGCGTTGGCGCCGTTGCTGGAGCAGCCGACGAACCGGTGGCCCCGCTCGTGGGCGAGGTGGACCAACGCCGCGAGGGAGGCACCGAAGTACTGCTGGGACCAGTGCGCCTCGCTGTTCACGAACGACGGGTCGTAGGGGACCGTGATCGCGGCATCGGGGCCGAAGAGCGCGTTGTACTCCACGACCACGATGGCCGGCTCGACCGCCGTGACGGCCTCCCACAGCCAGTAGTCGTTGCCGTCGACGTCGATGGAGAGGACCCCGACCGGGCCCTCCGCGCCGTTGTCGCGCAGCAGGTCGTCGACGTTGTCGCAGGTGACGAACGCGCTCACCGGCTCCACGTCGTGGCGCCAGCTCAGCCCGGTGCTCATGACG comes from Nocardioides panacisoli and encodes:
- a CDS encoding SDR family NAD(P)-dependent oxidoreductase, with the translated sequence MNTPAPRTVVVTGGSRGLGAGIVQSFLDAGDRVATCSRSATDLVEQWQSDEALADRFLFLKADVSDRDQATGFVTAVVEEWGSIDVLVNNAGVARDGVLALFSDDDADTVIDLNLKATISLTRRVVRNMLAHGGGRIVNISSIVGLTGYRGLSVYGATKAALDGFTRALARELGSKSITVNGIAPGYLRTEMSHGLDEGQLQQIVRRTPAGRLGEPDDIARAVQFLVDPRNDWITGQVLVVDGGLTS
- a CDS encoding acyltransferase, giving the protein MRHHLTMLVCLLPACGLKNRLLNRLGHRVHPTVRFGICFVQRVDRLDLAEGVRIGNFNAFRFMALVEVGRGSRIVMFNWILGGSGFEPGAEDHGSLRTLRMGENAHVISMHYLDCGGGLLMADHSWITGIRCTVLTHAFDPENGGVILEPVTLEEAAAVATNCTVLPGVTIGEGALLAAGSTAWTRQQVTPRNLHGGVPARRLAPLTIAPSLYDRQRYEP
- a CDS encoding phosphopantetheine-binding protein, giving the protein MSDVQGSIISIIQSLLEQSEKGDLAVAMDTVLHGEGLGLDSLETAELSARLEDEFGTDPFGAGLMPETVAEIVGFYAAGDESEAPVPA